Part of the Lotus japonicus ecotype B-129 chromosome 6, LjGifu_v1.2 genome, GCTTATTTTGTGCCATCTGGGTATGGAAGTTGTACCCCAATGTATTCATCTGCTCAAAAATTTAATGCGGCCCAGCCATCCATGGTGCCTCTATTAACTCTCAATGCAGGACCACTGGATTGTAATGTTAACAAAGCATGCTAATTTCTACCTGTTTTCTtaactttttttccttttttttttttgtgattttgtaTTCTGAGAGCCCCCAATTTGGCATTTTTATCTGAAGACATGGATGTATACAGTATACTCTACCCATTTTCACAGTCATTTTTATATCAATTGGAAGAAAGCTAGAATATGTTTTCATTAGTTATATATCTCAGCTCACCATTGGAATTTCACATcagagtgttttttttttctaataaacTTTACAAAGATTTCAAGCCAACAATAATAAAGAGGACAGTAGGAAACTGGGAAAAATTGGGAAGTAACTTGACTATGAAGCAACATCAAGCCCTGTATAATTGTATAAATAAACAAAAGTACAAAACTAATAGCTAAGGGCAAAAAGAGTAGCTAAAGCAAGATGTGTTTGTATGGTTCTGTCTTCATACTATGTGATCTGTTTTCAGAATAGCCTATTTTCATTGCTCTGAACTCCACATGTGATTGGTGCTTTAGCTCTCACTCTCTTCAAGTACCAAATACCAGCTCCAATTCCAAACGCGCTTGCAGCGGAAACTCCAGTAACAGTCCCTAAAGCCATAATTTCAACACACAACCACAAATATAAGCTTAGATTTTCACTCAAAACACATATCTCATGGCAAATCTTCGTCTATTTCACTCACCTGCGATAACTTGGACCCTCCTTTGGTGCTGTGCAGTGTCATAATCTGCCaaataaacaattaaatttACTCTGTCAATCCATTTAAGAAAACTCTAAAATATAAAGTTACACACAAACATTCCCAATTGCAATTATGTAGTTGAATTTGAACTACATAACAATAGCATACCTTTACAATGGGTAGTGGAATTTCCATCCTTACAAAGGCACATGAAACTCTGAGCCACAGTATCAAATCCACAAGTACCACCTCCTTTCACTGGATCCTGGCACTGCAAGCATCTTGTAGTTACAGGAATATCAAAATCAACCCTGATCCCATACTCAGGCACTTGATCATATGGTTGAGGTGCCCCAACATTCCTCCAATAAACGCTAGCATAACTAGTACAATACTTAAGCATCAACCTCAAAGACTCAGTAGCTTTAGGATAGTAAGAGCAGCAAGAGCTTCCAGTGAGAGCAAAAGAGCACCGTGGCAAATGCCTGCAGAGATAGCTAGCACTGTCACAAGACGAATCACAGTGCTCAGGAAAACGCTCACAGAACATGGGCTTAGGCTGAATGATCACGTGATCCTCACTGCAGTTGAAGAACATGTACTCATTCTGAGGAGAAAGCTTGAAACGTGTGCTGGTGTCCAAGCTGAACGGCCTAGTGGGGCGAAAACTCTCGCCGTCGTCGCAGTTCCACATGAAGGGGTCAGTGACCACAACGTGTGGATCAGAGTAGCTCAGGTTGCGAACTTGGTATTTTCCTGAAGGTGTTCTGAGCTCGAGCTTTTCTGCGTCGGAACAGACGAGGATGTGGCGGTAGTAGGGGCTGCCGCAGCCATCGTCGATGCCGAAAGGGTAGTTGATGGGGATGTCACCGCAGGAGGTTCTGCAGATGGTGGATTGAGAATGTACTGTGAGTGTGAGAAATGAGAGAATTAGTTGAGTGACTGGTAATAACATTGTAATATGAAGCAAACTACTCATCACTGAAGATAGCATAGAAAATGAACTAGATGGTTTCTGAATGAGAGGTTGTGATGTGAAGTAACTTAACTACAGCAGATTGTTGAAGAAATTAAGAAGGAATATAGCAGATTATAGTCTGCTTTTGCTTTTGTTAACTTTTGGTTTCTTTAATCTTTGCATGTGTCCACTTTGCTTGTTGCTTTTGCTTTCTGCATTGTGAAGCTGGGACAGAATATTGAAAGaggataagtttaattttttgtGGGCTGATGAAGGGGTTTAATTGGACTCAATTGGATTGAACTAAGTTATTTGGGCTTAGAAAAACTTGTCTATGGACCATATACTGAAAATGTGTTTTTTGTGTATAATACAACACCACTCTGCCCCAGCATTATCAATTGATTGTGGTAGCATTTTCAATTGGGCTTAAaccttgttggcataatctgtTTACCCAATCTTTATAAACCTGGCACCTTACATTCCAaacttttttaaaagaaaacttcattaattaaaaaaatgaaatagacAGAATTATATCAATATTGATAAAAAACAAAAGCTAATATATCAATAGGAACCTCCTCAACTCAGGGATATCTTCTCCTTAGTCCTTAGTAAAATAATTAGCGCCCCTATTATGATTCCTACGAACAAAGGaaatatcaataaaattaaaatctaaagATATATCATGGAAGtctataataaattaataattgttCTCATGGTAAATGTTCGAATGCAAACCAAAGAGCATTTGTTGTAGTATTTTTAGCGTGTTTTAATACATGTTAAAACACGCTTGTTAGAGCTTATTCACTAAAGAAAACACTAAATAAACTCTCATAAGTGCTATTTAGTCTGTGTCCAAACATGTTCAgattttctagtagataagctctGACTGGAGACCGCTAGTATTCAAACGGGCCATGGACTAATATCTCTTGCAGTTTCTACTCAGGATCCTTCTATTAGTAATATTATCCGTCATTGACCCATTGCATTAAAAAATAGGACTAATTTTGAATATCTACCATACCATGTGCTTTCACCTTAAAATTCTCaaacttcttctccttcttttaGCTTAATTAATCTGACAATGCAGAAAATGTAATATGCAAATGCTAAAACAGAGAAATTTCGGTCTCTTAATGGAGACAATTTTTGAATTGGGGGCCCTGCCCCAC contains:
- the LOC130725991 gene encoding LEAF RUST 10 DISEASE-RESISTANCE LOCUS RECEPTOR-LIKE PROTEIN KINASE-like 2.7, with amino-acid sequence MLSSVMSSLLHITMLLPVTQLILSFLTLTVHSQSTICRTSCGDIPINYPFGIDDGCGSPYYRHILVCSDAEKLELRTPSGKYQVRNLSYSDPHVVVTDPFMWNCDDGESFRPTRPFSLDTSTRFKLSPQNEYMFFNCSEDHVIIQPKPMFCERFPEHCDSSCDSASYLCRHLPRCSFALTGSSCCSYYPKATESLRLMLKYCTSYASVYWRNVGAPQPYDQVPEYGIRVDFDIPVTTRCLQCQDPVKGGGTCGFDTVAQSFMCLCKDGNSTTHCKDYDTAQHQRRVQVIAGTVTGVSAASAFGIGAGIWYLKRVRAKAPITCGVQSNENRLF